A single window of Marivivens aquimaris DNA harbors:
- a CDS encoding TrbG/VirB9 family P-type conjugative transfer protein: MTRTPITTLLAASILAFAGTTALAETTPRPGSHDNRVRVASWTEGQVYRVVTTLTRVTTVEFGEGETIRSIIAGDTVGFQFDGVPGGRAFAIKPTASGVATNITVYTNRRSYYFHVVEARETPHYVVQFRYPENRVQPTKAVAADAPNANYAVSAREEFTPTAIWDDGTFTYFRFSRNAPVPAIFRYSNGRERAVNSQALSDGVIRVSGVNRQWVLRLGEEVVCVQDAGQATS, translated from the coding sequence ATGACCCGTACTCCAATCACTACCCTGTTGGCTGCCAGTATTCTCGCGTTCGCGGGAACAACTGCCTTGGCCGAGACCACGCCCCGCCCAGGTTCTCACGACAATCGCGTGCGCGTGGCGTCCTGGACCGAAGGCCAAGTTTACCGTGTCGTCACGACTCTGACCCGCGTCACCACAGTCGAATTCGGTGAGGGTGAAACCATCCGTTCGATCATCGCCGGCGATACGGTAGGATTTCAATTCGACGGTGTCCCGGGTGGCCGCGCCTTCGCCATCAAACCAACAGCGTCTGGCGTCGCCACAAACATCACCGTCTACACCAACCGCCGCTCCTACTACTTCCATGTCGTCGAAGCCCGGGAGACGCCGCACTATGTCGTGCAGTTCCGCTATCCTGAAAACCGCGTGCAACCCACCAAGGCGGTTGCGGCCGATGCGCCGAACGCGAACTATGCGGTCAGTGCCCGAGAAGAGTTCACGCCGACGGCCATCTGGGATGATGGTACCTTTACGTATTTCCGGTTTTCACGGAACGCGCCGGTGCCCGCCATCTTCCGATATTCGAACGGCAGGGAACGCGCGGTCAACAGCCAGGCCTTGAGTGACGGCGTCATCCGCGTGTCCGGCGTCAACCGACAATGGGTCCTTCGCCTTGGCGAAGAGGTGGTTTGCGTCCAGGACGCAGGACAGGCCACATCATGA
- a CDS encoding type IV secretion system protein, whose amino-acid sequence MNLRPPRSLFAGSIALALALTVTGPAAAQGVPTVDTQNIAQEIRQLQQMLQDFGIQTDLLDNALAQLETLQGQLQQLNEMYASLTGPRSILGLAMGGDLDNLLETDLADIPDLIRGVQAGDWSALIGPNAGPMRSQMEQALASAGFDEDSLREIATSGNPGAEGVATRATTGAVMSAAAQNSHAEAEQSLERVERLVEMIPDMEDLKASMDHNTRVTAELAIALTRMWELEAIQTLGAGNTGLVDAATIAEEQRYMDFTLPELQP is encoded by the coding sequence TTGAACCTGCGCCCGCCCCGTTCCCTTTTCGCCGGTAGCATCGCTCTCGCGCTTGCCCTAACGGTCACTGGACCTGCCGCGGCACAGGGTGTGCCCACGGTGGACACCCAGAACATTGCTCAGGAAATTCGCCAGCTTCAGCAGATGCTGCAGGATTTCGGGATTCAGACCGACCTTCTGGACAATGCGCTTGCGCAGCTTGAGACGCTGCAAGGCCAGCTCCAACAGTTGAACGAGATGTATGCCTCCCTCACCGGGCCGCGTAGCATACTCGGCCTCGCCATGGGCGGTGATCTCGACAACCTGCTCGAAACCGATCTGGCCGACATTCCCGACCTGATCCGAGGGGTCCAGGCGGGCGATTGGAGTGCTCTGATCGGGCCAAATGCCGGGCCCATGCGCTCGCAGATGGAACAGGCTCTGGCAAGTGCCGGGTTTGACGAAGATTCACTTCGCGAAATCGCCACCAGCGGCAATCCGGGCGCGGAAGGTGTCGCCACGCGGGCAACCACAGGTGCTGTGATGTCAGCGGCGGCGCAGAACAGCCACGCAGAGGCGGAACAATCTCTTGAGCGCGTCGAACGTCTGGTCGAAATGATCCCGGATATGGAAGATCTGAAGGCGTCCATGGACCACAACACCCGCGTGACGGCGGAGCTTGCCATCGCCCTCACGCGCATGTGGGAGCTTGAAGCCATCCAGACTCTTGGCGCAGGCAATACCGGTCTCGTCGATGCCGCAACCATCGCTGAAGAACAGCGCTACATGGACTTCACTTTGCCGGAGCTTCAACCATGA
- a CDS encoding NAD(P)/FAD-dependent oxidoreductase: MKPRHRTEHWDVIIVGGGIMGCSAAFYAARSGLRVLLFERDTPGSAQSGRNLGFVRQQARDFREVPLAMGAIRLWQDLECDLGRKLGWHQGGNIVLALSEDDMAGQVAWRKEAQGYGLDTQILSAAEVAEKLPGLNPNANVLGAMFTASDGRAEPAQATRAFLDAAVEHGAEVISGQLVSRLERAAGAVSGVWSAGRLYRADTVICAAGAKSAGLLRPLGVKLPQEIIRATVAKTEPLAAPFPLCVSCPMTGMRQAADGSLHLSVAGGEYDVRMDSVRYASWYMKVRKEQPDASRINYLSPLRRLLSRGAPPPLADIPPTRDCVPPNRARIDQALAEAADFFPAFSNLRVRASWAGYIDTLPDMVPALGPVSTTSGLLVATGFSGHGFGLGPMVGSVLSQLAQGREPDVDISQLSPERFW, encoded by the coding sequence ATGAAACCACGCCATAGGACCGAGCATTGGGATGTGATCATCGTCGGCGGCGGCATCATGGGATGCTCTGCCGCCTTTTATGCCGCGCGGTCCGGCCTGCGCGTGCTGCTTTTCGAACGCGACACCCCGGGTTCCGCGCAATCGGGCCGCAATCTGGGATTTGTCCGCCAACAGGCGCGCGATTTCAGGGAAGTGCCACTTGCCATGGGCGCAATCCGTCTTTGGCAGGATCTGGAGTGCGACCTGGGCCGCAAACTGGGCTGGCATCAGGGCGGCAATATCGTGCTGGCCCTGTCCGAGGATGACATGGCCGGGCAGGTTGCCTGGCGGAAAGAGGCGCAGGGCTACGGGCTGGACACGCAGATCTTGAGCGCGGCAGAGGTAGCGGAGAAACTGCCGGGCCTGAACCCAAATGCCAATGTGTTGGGGGCCATGTTCACTGCATCTGATGGCCGCGCGGAACCTGCGCAGGCAACACGCGCCTTCCTGGACGCCGCCGTCGAGCATGGTGCGGAGGTCATCTCGGGCCAGCTTGTGTCAAGGCTGGAAAGGGCAGCCGGGGCTGTCTCCGGGGTCTGGTCCGCAGGCAGGCTTTACCGTGCGGATACAGTCATCTGCGCTGCCGGAGCGAAAAGCGCCGGGTTGCTCAGGCCGCTTGGCGTCAAGCTGCCGCAGGAAATCATTCGCGCCACCGTGGCCAAGACCGAGCCTCTGGCCGCTCCGTTTCCGCTCTGTGTGTCCTGCCCGATGACCGGCATGCGGCAGGCCGCCGACGGATCGCTGCATCTGTCGGTGGCGGGTGGCGAATATGACGTGCGAATGGATTCCGTTCGCTATGCAAGCTGGTACATGAAGGTCCGGAAGGAGCAGCCCGATGCCTCGCGCATCAATTACCTGTCCCCCCTTCGGCGTCTCCTGTCGCGCGGCGCGCCGCCGCCCCTGGCTGACATTCCGCCGACACGCGACTGCGTCCCCCCGAACCGTGCCCGCATTGACCAGGCACTCGCTGAGGCCGCCGATTTCTTCCCCGCATTCTCCAACCTGCGGGTTCGCGCAAGTTGGGCAGGCTATATCGACACGTTGCCGGATATGGTCCCCGCTCTCGGCCCTGTGTCAACAACCAGCGGCCTGCTGGTCGCCACCGGCTTCAGTGGCCACGGTTTCGGCTTGGGTCCAATGGTGGGCAGCGTCTTGTCGCAATTGGCTCAGGGGCGGGAACCCGATGTCGATATCAGTCAACTCTCACCCGAGCGGTTTTGGTAA
- a CDS encoding amino acid ABC transporter permease translates to MDLPSPIPDPAKGGNVGETPLLTYVPIRGYGRKAAAAVLLIILASFLISIADNDNFGWPVVGQYLFDDRIISGLVLTSWLTVVTMVIGIVLGTILAIMAMSSNRVISVVANTYLWFFRGTPVLVQLIFWYNLAALFPDLSIGIPFTSLWYSVDTNTVITPVMAAILGLGLNEGAYMSEIIRSGLMSVDSGQRQAAKSLGMTNGKALWRIVIPQAMPIIIPPTGNQTIGMLKTSSLVSVIALSDLLYSAQTIYSRNFQTIPLLIVACIWYLTATSILTAIQSRIERHYGRSLLQADAPIRWRLFRSS, encoded by the coding sequence ATGGACCTGCCGTCACCCATCCCTGACCCTGCCAAAGGCGGCAATGTCGGCGAAACGCCACTGCTGACCTATGTTCCGATCCGCGGCTATGGCCGCAAGGCCGCTGCCGCCGTGTTGCTGATCATCCTGGCGTCCTTCCTGATCTCGATTGCCGATAACGACAATTTCGGCTGGCCTGTCGTCGGCCAGTATCTCTTTGACGACCGCATCATATCGGGGCTCGTCCTGACCTCCTGGCTGACGGTGGTCACGATGGTGATCGGTATTGTCCTGGGGACCATCCTGGCGATCATGGCAATGTCATCCAACAGAGTCATCTCCGTCGTCGCCAATACCTATCTGTGGTTCTTTCGCGGCACGCCGGTGCTGGTGCAGCTGATTTTCTGGTACAACCTGGCGGCGCTGTTTCCGGATCTGTCGATCGGCATTCCCTTTACCTCGCTGTGGTATTCGGTCGACACCAACACCGTAATCACCCCCGTCATGGCTGCCATCCTCGGCCTAGGGCTGAACGAAGGGGCCTATATGTCCGAGATCATCCGCAGCGGGCTGATGTCGGTCGATTCCGGTCAGCGCCAGGCGGCGAAATCACTTGGCATGACCAATGGTAAGGCGCTGTGGCGGATCGTGATCCCTCAGGCCATGCCGATCATCATCCCGCCGACCGGGAACCAGACCATCGGGATGCTCAAGACGTCCTCGCTGGTCAGCGTCATCGCGCTGTCCGACCTGCTCTATTCGGCGCAGACCATCTATTCGCGCAATTTCCAGACCATCCCGCTGCTGATCGTGGCCTGTATCTGGTATCTCACCGCGACGTCGATCCTGACCGCGATCCAGTCCCGGATCGAACGCCATTACGGGCGCTCCTTGCTGCAAGCCGACGCGCCCATCCGCTGGCGGCTGTTTCGCTCATCCTAG
- a CDS encoding TrbI/VirB10 family protein, with protein sequence MTEGTEDLAARLAALEGSTGKAKANKRPAPLAAILGVVGIAAAGGLAWAALQPSAEAPMATAAPEEFQSSGPGFGDLAPISTPEPSQAPPADTGPSESELALMESLATLRAELEELRARPAEAADSGAEQAIADLTAQIATLQEASAEAQRALERQLTERDRELDQLRMDLELARLAPPEPTSLGPSEEELRLAELERRRAAEAEARAERIASPMIAFSGMGAGADRENTLEAARLNADEAFVRSGAQPAQVTRAEVIANPSNTVVQGTMIQAVTETALDSTLPGAIRAIVSEDVHSFDGTRVLIPRGARLVGRYRSDVALAQSRVMVAWDRIILPDNQTVQISAFGGDELGRTGTTGFVDTRFAQRFSSAALISLIGVLPAAAAGQIEDEAAADIASDVGTDLRDSTQSVMQDYLTIRPVIHVEQGTRITVMVDRDLEIF encoded by the coding sequence ATGACCGAAGGTACGGAAGACCTCGCCGCGCGCCTCGCGGCTCTCGAAGGCTCGACTGGCAAAGCGAAGGCCAACAAGCGGCCTGCGCCGCTTGCCGCGATCCTTGGGGTCGTCGGCATCGCGGCAGCAGGTGGTCTGGCGTGGGCTGCGCTACAGCCGTCGGCAGAAGCACCAATGGCGACCGCCGCGCCGGAAGAGTTCCAGAGCAGCGGCCCCGGATTCGGAGATCTGGCGCCGATTTCTACCCCGGAGCCCAGCCAAGCCCCGCCTGCGGACACAGGTCCGAGCGAGTCTGAACTCGCGCTGATGGAAAGTCTTGCGACATTGAGAGCGGAACTCGAGGAACTGCGCGCAAGACCGGCCGAGGCCGCGGATAGCGGGGCGGAGCAGGCTATTGCGGACCTGACGGCGCAAATTGCCACCTTACAGGAAGCATCCGCCGAGGCGCAGCGTGCCCTCGAGCGGCAGCTGACCGAGCGGGATCGCGAATTGGATCAGCTCCGCATGGACTTGGAGCTTGCACGGCTTGCACCACCAGAGCCGACCTCATTGGGACCAAGTGAAGAAGAATTGCGGCTGGCCGAACTCGAAAGGCGGCGCGCAGCCGAAGCCGAGGCCCGCGCAGAGCGCATCGCGTCTCCTATGATCGCCTTCTCGGGGATGGGCGCGGGTGCGGATAGGGAGAATACGCTGGAAGCCGCGCGTCTGAATGCAGATGAAGCCTTTGTTCGTTCGGGCGCGCAACCAGCACAGGTGACACGTGCCGAAGTGATCGCGAACCCATCGAACACGGTTGTTCAGGGCACCATGATTCAGGCTGTGACAGAGACGGCCCTCGACAGCACACTGCCCGGCGCGATCCGCGCCATCGTCTCCGAAGACGTCCATTCCTTTGACGGCACGCGCGTCCTGATTCCGCGCGGCGCGCGTCTCGTGGGGCGCTACCGCTCCGATGTCGCGTTGGCACAGTCGCGGGTCATGGTGGCCTGGGATCGGATCATCCTGCCCGACAATCAGACCGTGCAGATCAGCGCCTTCGGGGGTGACGAACTTGGCCGTACCGGTACCACCGGATTTGTCGACACGCGTTTCGCGCAGCGCTTCAGCTCGGCCGCGCTTATTTCGCTGATCGGGGTATTACCTGCAGCAGCAGCCGGACAGATCGAGGATGAAGCCGCCGCCGATATTGCGAGCGATGTCGGTACGGACCTGCGCGACAGCACGCAAAGCGTGATGCAGGACTATCTGACGATCCGGCCAGTAATCCATGTCGAACAAGGCACGCGGATCACGGTCATGGTCGACCGCGACCTGGAGATCTTCTGA
- a CDS encoding type IV secretion system protein: MSVVSWMVETADGFLVDAAESQFGAVASNTGTIVLLMVTLSLIGVCINMAFQFRSMDGASFFWYLIKLMLIGLFAFNWANFNAVANAVIGGLDYVAGALVSSVGGAGAGATHFAGEFDNLIERFATYLNAIGSNLNWMTGAILGGIGLVLLSLLGFMTGIVLIFAKMMLTLMLGLAPIMIALSLFDATKDFFHRWVSTTISYAFYPIVIAAMFSTVVGMANSLLAQLGDPNSATNIGSLVPFFVMVFLAKGFVAATPLIVRGISGNLMVAAAPAVVAGSSGIMRGLFNTAGVKGRSRIGALTTGEGIGRGVAQGPAVVRAAATTASAHLVRMSERAKRLSQ, from the coding sequence ATGAGCGTGGTCAGCTGGATGGTCGAAACCGCTGACGGTTTCCTTGTCGATGCGGCCGAGTCTCAGTTCGGGGCCGTGGCGAGCAATACCGGCACGATCGTCCTGCTGATGGTCACACTCTCGCTGATCGGCGTCTGCATCAACATGGCCTTCCAGTTCCGAAGCATGGATGGGGCCAGCTTCTTCTGGTATCTCATTAAGCTGATGCTGATCGGCCTGTTCGCCTTCAATTGGGCCAACTTCAACGCGGTCGCCAATGCCGTGATCGGGGGCCTCGACTATGTCGCCGGCGCGCTGGTGTCGTCAGTCGGTGGAGCAGGGGCAGGTGCCACCCATTTCGCAGGAGAGTTCGACAACCTGATCGAGCGCTTCGCGACATATCTGAACGCGATCGGCAGCAATCTGAACTGGATGACCGGCGCGATCCTAGGTGGGATTGGCCTCGTGCTCCTCAGCCTGCTCGGCTTCATGACCGGCATCGTCCTCATCTTTGCTAAGATGATGCTGACCCTGATGCTCGGGCTCGCGCCGATCATGATCGCGCTGTCGCTCTTCGATGCGACCAAGGATTTCTTTCACAGATGGGTCTCGACAACGATCAGCTACGCCTTCTACCCCATCGTCATCGCAGCCATGTTCTCGACCGTTGTCGGCATGGCGAATTCGCTGCTAGCCCAGCTCGGTGATCCGAACTCCGCAACCAATATCGGATCGCTCGTGCCGTTCTTCGTGATGGTGTTTCTGGCGAAGGGATTTGTGGCAGCAACGCCCCTGATCGTGCGTGGTATCTCGGGAAACCTGATGGTTGCGGCCGCGCCCGCAGTTGTTGCTGGATCTAGTGGGATCATGCGCGGACTCTTTAACACAGCTGGCGTCAAGGGTAGATCACGGATCGGCGCGCTGACCACCGGTGAGGGTATTGGGCGAGGCGTAGCACAGGGTCCAGCAGTTGTACGAGCGGCAGCCACAACCGCCAGTGCACACCTGGTCAGAATGTCGGAGAGGGCGAAGAGGTTGTCCCAGTGA
- a CDS encoding virB8 family protein: MSGALRVSAREFVEEELIHGALRREHLWRMIGLGGAGFGVLGCLAAAVVALMVETPLPVVVPYDPATGLALPNATVETVSLAERPAVIEAQIYRYILDRETYNQLDNDLRVRRVLAQSSGAAEASMRAMWTSGQESYPPTRYGPAAEMAVEIASITLIGENRAQVRLRKRLTSPQGAQDGSFTVTLMFDFQPERTRAIDDVWQNPFGFTVTQYAIRSDRSE, encoded by the coding sequence ATGAGCGGGGCATTGAGGGTGAGTGCGCGCGAATTCGTGGAAGAGGAACTGATCCATGGCGCGCTGCGCCGGGAACACCTCTGGCGGATGATCGGGCTTGGCGGGGCGGGTTTCGGCGTCTTGGGCTGCCTTGCGGCCGCGGTCGTCGCCCTGATGGTCGAGACGCCCCTACCGGTCGTCGTACCCTATGATCCCGCGACGGGCTTGGCCCTGCCGAACGCCACGGTCGAAACCGTATCACTTGCGGAACGGCCCGCCGTGATCGAGGCGCAAATCTACCGCTACATTCTCGACCGCGAGACCTACAACCAGCTCGACAACGATCTTCGTGTCCGCCGCGTTCTGGCTCAGTCCTCCGGGGCGGCGGAGGCCAGCATGCGCGCGATGTGGACGTCAGGGCAGGAGAGCTATCCGCCGACACGATATGGGCCGGCGGCAGAAATGGCCGTCGAGATCGCGTCGATCACCCTTATTGGCGAGAACCGCGCCCAAGTGCGTCTCAGAAAGCGTCTGACCAGCCCGCAAGGGGCACAGGATGGATCGTTCACAGTGACGCTGATGTTCGATTTCCAGCCCGAGCGAACCCGTGCGATCGACGATGTCTGGCAAAACCCGTTCGGCTTCACCGTCACCCAATATGCAATCCGATCGGACCGTTCCGAATGA
- a CDS encoding ATPase, T2SS/T4P/T4SS family: MAASYLEASLDRLGAPVHRDDTIEICINPDGRVWGELQGDHFMRGLGIPLTQTEIKDLGNQIASAASTTLSTKKPIVSVSILYRDRPIRAQVIQPPAVEGGFSISLRFFSSLPLEGIRLGFLYGKERSLEGLRRERNAALRDVVASGDIDAALRFCVENKLNMIVSGGTSTGKTVAARKILSLIPPEERIITIEEAAELRPEQPNAVTLIADRDADARNADVLLASTLRMRPDRIVLGEVRGREAMTFLEAINTGHGGSLTTLHAETPQLAVRRLAIAALKTDVPMTYADMVDYIEGSIDVIIQAGRHNGARGITEFFLPGQARHPDQNTGPAGGAERPTVAAE, translated from the coding sequence ATGGCGGCGAGCTATCTCGAAGCCTCGCTCGACCGTCTAGGCGCGCCTGTGCATCGGGACGACACGATCGAGATCTGCATCAACCCCGACGGGCGGGTCTGGGGCGAGTTACAGGGCGATCACTTCATGCGGGGCCTCGGCATCCCGCTCACCCAGACCGAGATCAAGGATCTTGGCAACCAGATCGCCTCGGCCGCCTCGACCACGCTCAGCACCAAGAAGCCCATCGTCTCGGTCTCGATCCTCTACCGGGATCGTCCGATCCGGGCGCAGGTGATCCAGCCTCCCGCCGTCGAGGGCGGGTTCTCCATCTCACTTCGGTTCTTCTCCTCCCTGCCGCTGGAGGGCATCAGGCTCGGATTCCTGTATGGCAAGGAGCGCAGCCTCGAAGGGCTGCGTCGCGAACGCAACGCCGCGCTGCGCGATGTGGTGGCCTCCGGCGATATCGACGCCGCCCTGCGGTTCTGCGTCGAGAACAAGCTCAACATGATCGTCTCGGGCGGCACCTCGACCGGCAAGACGGTCGCGGCGCGCAAGATCCTCTCGCTGATCCCGCCCGAGGAACGGATCATCACGATCGAGGAGGCAGCTGAGCTGCGGCCCGAGCAGCCGAATGCCGTGACGCTGATCGCAGATCGCGACGCAGACGCCCGCAACGCCGATGTACTTCTGGCCTCCACCCTGCGGATGCGGCCCGACCGTATCGTGCTGGGTGAGGTTAGGGGTCGCGAGGCCATGACCTTCCTCGAAGCGATCAACACCGGGCATGGCGGCTCGCTGACCACCTTGCATGCCGAGACCCCACAACTTGCTGTTCGCCGCCTCGCCATCGCCGCCCTGAAAACCGATGTGCCGATGACCTATGCCGATATGGTGGACTACATCGAGGGCTCGATCGACGTGATCATTCAGGCCGGCCGTCATAATGGCGCCCGCGGCATCACCGAGTTCTTCCTGCCGGGGCAGGCGAGACATCCAGACCAGAACACGGGTCCAGCCGGGGGTGCCGAGCGCCCCACGGTCGCGGCCGAATGA
- a CDS encoding amino acid ABC transporter ATP-binding protein yields the protein MSEAMVVFDRVSKSYGALEVLKEINLEVAPGEVLSLIGPSGSGKSTLLRCVNHLERIDGGSITVDGELIGYRQVGNLAYELPEKLIAKQRAQIAMVFQNFNLFGHMTVLQNVIEAPIQVLGVPKEHAIDLAKGIIEQVGLGDKLDTYPRMLSGGQQQRVAIARALAMKPKLILFDEPTSALDPELVGEVLDVMRALAEDGMTMMVVTHEMAFARDVCHRVAFMDGGKIVECGPPGEVLVNPRHQRTRTFLSKVN from the coding sequence ATGTCAGAAGCGATGGTCGTGTTTGACCGAGTATCCAAGAGCTACGGCGCACTGGAGGTCCTCAAGGAGATCAATCTAGAGGTCGCCCCCGGCGAGGTGCTCAGCCTGATCGGCCCGTCCGGTTCGGGCAAATCCACGCTGCTGCGCTGCGTCAACCACCTGGAGCGCATCGATGGCGGCAGCATTACCGTGGATGGAGAGCTGATCGGCTATCGGCAGGTCGGCAATCTGGCCTATGAGCTGCCCGAGAAACTGATCGCCAAGCAACGCGCCCAAATTGCGATGGTGTTTCAGAATTTCAATCTCTTCGGCCACATGACGGTTCTACAAAACGTCATCGAGGCCCCGATTCAGGTTCTCGGCGTGCCCAAGGAACATGCAATCGATCTTGCCAAGGGTATCATTGAACAGGTCGGGTTGGGGGACAAGCTGGATACCTATCCGCGCATGTTGTCCGGCGGCCAGCAGCAGCGCGTCGCCATTGCGCGGGCGCTGGCGATGAAGCCCAAGCTGATCCTGTTTGATGAACCCACCAGCGCACTTGACCCCGAACTGGTCGGCGAAGTCCTGGACGTGATGCGCGCCCTTGCCGAAGACGGCATGACGATGATGGTCGTCACCCATGAAATGGCCTTTGCCCGCGACGTCTGCCACCGCGTTGCATTCATGGATGGGGGAAAGATCGTGGAATGCGGCCCGCCCGGCGAGGTGCTGGTCAACCCGCGCCACCAGCGGACCCGCACCTTTCTGTCCAAGGTCAACTAG